One region of Triticum aestivum cultivar Chinese Spring chromosome 6B, IWGSC CS RefSeq v2.1, whole genome shotgun sequence genomic DNA includes:
- the LOC780669 gene encoding sialyltransferase-like protein 4 isoform X1 — protein sequence MRVLPLALAAAIFSGVTAILIYISGLSSYGGAGLSEADLAALAALQGGFSKCVDANGLGLQAFGGEDYCRVVIQYPSDTVSKWTDPKTGESEGLAFEFNLCEAVASWEQVDILSTLPTYLFATVLQYSQRSTLMHYQMAGRSMHGAGSTKEFFCGNKCKNRTLCMEKLSLVLPDTSPYVPQQFGSCAVVGNSGDLLKTKFGDEIDSYDVVIRENGAPVQNYTEYVGAKSTFRLLNRGSAKALDKVVELDETKKEALIVKTTIHDVMNKMIRELPITNPVYLMLGTSFGSSAKGTGLKALEFALSICDSVDMYGFTVDPGYKEWTRYFSESRKGHTPLHGRAYYQMMECLGLVKIHSPMRGDPGRVVKWLPTKDTIEAARVASEKLLKRPGAGSVDPLRTCTMIKKRKNGKAPNRSGLRDAATNHLRYMKGATRYPLEQSAGGGYLCMIDDR from the exons ATGCGGGTGCTCCCgctggccctcgccgccgccaTCTTCTCCGGTGTCACCGCCATCCTCATCTACATCTCCGGCCTCTCCTCAT ATGGCGGCGCGGGGCTCTCGGAGGCGGACCTGGCGGCGCTCGCCGCGCTGCAGGGAGGGTTCAGCAAGTGCGTG GATGCTAATGGTCTAGGACTGCAAGCGTTTGGCGGAGAGGATTACTGTCGTGTTGTTATACAGTACCCGAGTGACACGGTTTCTAAGTGG ACAGATCCAAAAACTGGAGAGTCTGAAGGGTTGGCATTTGAGTTCAATCTCTGCGAAGCTGTGGCCTCTTGGGAGCAAGTGGACATTCTTTCTACTCTACCGACTTATCT gtTCGCAACAGTACTACAATACTCACAAAGGAGTACATTGATGCACTACCAAATGGCTGGGAGGAGTATGCATGGCGCAGGATCAACAAAGGAATTCTTCTGTGG GAATaagtgcaagaacagaactctttgCATGGAGAAGCTTTCATTGGTTCTCCCTGACACATCACCATATGTACCTCAGCAATTTGGTAGTTGTGCCGTTGTTGGTAACTCTGGGGATCTTCTTAAAACTAAATTTGGGGATGAGATTGATTCTTATGATGTTGTCATTAGAGAAAATGGTGCACCTGTCCAG AACTACACAGAATATGTTGGTGCAAAGAGTACATTTCGCCTTCTTAATAGAGGATCTGCAAAGGCACTGGATAAAGTTGTTGAGTTAGATG AAACAAAAAAGGAGGCATTGATAGTTAAGACAACAATACATGATGTCATGAACAAGATGATTCGG gaacttccaataaCCAATCCAGTATACCTCATGCTAGGCACATCATTTGGTTCCTCTGCTAAAGGAACTGGGCTTAAAGCTCTTGAATTTGCTCTCTCCATCTGTGACAGTGTCGACATGTATGGCTTTACAGTAGACCCAGGCTACAAGGAATG GACGAGATACTTTTCAGAGTCCAGAAAGGGACACACCCCACTACATGGCAGAGCATATTATCAAATGATGGAATGTCTTGGT CTTGTAAAAATCCATTCGCCAATGCGGGGTGATCCTGGTAGGGTAGTGAAGTGGCTGCCTACAAAGGATACCATTGAAGCTGCTAGAGTTGCTTCAGAGAAGTTGTTGAA GAGACCTGGGGCTGGAAGCGTTGACCCTCTGAGGACTTGCACCATGATAAAGAAGCGCAAGAACGGAAAGGCGCCCAACAGATCCGGCCTCCGAGATGCTGCCACGAATCACCTTCGGTACATGAAGGGCGCCACCAGGTATCCCCTGGAACAGAGCGCCGGGGGTGGTTACCTCTGCATGATCGACGATAGATAG
- the LOC780669 gene encoding sialyltransferase-like protein 4 isoform X2, producing the protein MRVLPLALAAAIFSGVTAILIYISGLSSYGGAGLSEADLAALAALQGGFSKCVDANGLGLQAFGGEDYCRVVIQYPSDTVSKWTDPKTGESEGLAFEFNLCEAVASWEQVRNSTTILTKEYIDALPNGWEEYAWRRINKGILLNKCKNRTLCMEKLSLVLPDTSPYVPQQFGSCAVVGNSGDLLKTKFGDEIDSYDVVIRENGAPVQNYTEYVGAKSTFRLLNRGSAKALDKVVELDETKKEALIVKTTIHDVMNKMIRELPITNPVYLMLGTSFGSSAKGTGLKALEFALSICDSVDMYGFTVDPGYKEWTRYFSESRKGHTPLHGRAYYQMMECLGLVKIHSPMRGDPGRVVKWLPTKDTIEAARVASEKLLKRPGAGSVDPLRTCTMIKKRKNGKAPNRSGLRDAATNHLRYMKGATRYPLEQSAGGGYLCMIDDR; encoded by the exons ATGCGGGTGCTCCCgctggccctcgccgccgccaTCTTCTCCGGTGTCACCGCCATCCTCATCTACATCTCCGGCCTCTCCTCAT ATGGCGGCGCGGGGCTCTCGGAGGCGGACCTGGCGGCGCTCGCCGCGCTGCAGGGAGGGTTCAGCAAGTGCGTG GATGCTAATGGTCTAGGACTGCAAGCGTTTGGCGGAGAGGATTACTGTCGTGTTGTTATACAGTACCCGAGTGACACGGTTTCTAAGTGG ACAGATCCAAAAACTGGAGAGTCTGAAGGGTTGGCATTTGAGTTCAATCTCTGCGAAGCTGTGGCCTCTTGGGAGCAA gtTCGCAACAGTACTACAATACTCACAAAGGAGTACATTGATGCACTACCAAATGGCTGGGAGGAGTATGCATGGCGCAGGATCAACAAAGGAATTCTTCT GAATaagtgcaagaacagaactctttgCATGGAGAAGCTTTCATTGGTTCTCCCTGACACATCACCATATGTACCTCAGCAATTTGGTAGTTGTGCCGTTGTTGGTAACTCTGGGGATCTTCTTAAAACTAAATTTGGGGATGAGATTGATTCTTATGATGTTGTCATTAGAGAAAATGGTGCACCTGTCCAG AACTACACAGAATATGTTGGTGCAAAGAGTACATTTCGCCTTCTTAATAGAGGATCTGCAAAGGCACTGGATAAAGTTGTTGAGTTAGATG AAACAAAAAAGGAGGCATTGATAGTTAAGACAACAATACATGATGTCATGAACAAGATGATTCGG gaacttccaataaCCAATCCAGTATACCTCATGCTAGGCACATCATTTGGTTCCTCTGCTAAAGGAACTGGGCTTAAAGCTCTTGAATTTGCTCTCTCCATCTGTGACAGTGTCGACATGTATGGCTTTACAGTAGACCCAGGCTACAAGGAATG GACGAGATACTTTTCAGAGTCCAGAAAGGGACACACCCCACTACATGGCAGAGCATATTATCAAATGATGGAATGTCTTGGT CTTGTAAAAATCCATTCGCCAATGCGGGGTGATCCTGGTAGGGTAGTGAAGTGGCTGCCTACAAAGGATACCATTGAAGCTGCTAGAGTTGCTTCAGAGAAGTTGTTGAA GAGACCTGGGGCTGGAAGCGTTGACCCTCTGAGGACTTGCACCATGATAAAGAAGCGCAAGAACGGAAAGGCGCCCAACAGATCCGGCCTCCGAGATGCTGCCACGAATCACCTTCGGTACATGAAGGGCGCCACCAGGTATCCCCTGGAACAGAGCGCCGGGGGTGGTTACCTCTGCATGATCGACGATAGATAG